A stretch of the Chlamydia pecorum E58 genome encodes the following:
- a CDS encoding ABC transporter substrate-binding protein translates to MILRKLSHYLFFLCFICSFISVVICGRHFEKSPSQKIAIFHSFSHPLLIDCSQSCVEALSALGNIPEIITVNAEDNLVKARKLARSLHTDKNIVAIITLGVLATKVMSTIETKKPVIYAAVPNEESLVIPKTQENIQGISDNLDINQYCFAIQAVTTNAESVVYLKPSDPFPSNLQNEMIKKLHASGIEVIEIPITQSTLKTRVRQALDKRPSAIFIPLSSLMRKEGLMFIQDILKEKIPIVTDDLSLIPEGACIACGVDYKKSGKLVAQLTHHMLYNIQDHEALRKIIAEPLAKTTTFNEDIIKKLGIKMNKTEKKQFRSIIFKDKKTTKSEEPNISAA, encoded by the coding sequence ATGATCCTGCGTAAGCTCTCTCACTACCTATTTTTTCTCTGCTTTATCTGTTCATTTATTTCTGTTGTGATTTGTGGCCGCCATTTTGAAAAGTCTCCTTCTCAAAAAATTGCTATATTCCATTCTTTCTCCCATCCTCTCCTCATAGACTGTAGCCAAAGTTGTGTAGAAGCCCTCTCAGCCCTTGGGAATATTCCTGAGATCATCACTGTCAATGCTGAAGATAACCTCGTCAAAGCACGTAAGCTTGCACGTTCTTTACATACGGACAAAAATATCGTTGCCATCATTACATTAGGAGTTTTGGCAACAAAAGTCATGAGCACAATAGAAACCAAGAAGCCCGTGATTTACGCTGCAGTCCCCAATGAAGAAAGCCTCGTCATCCCTAAGACACAAGAAAATATCCAAGGAATCAGTGATAATCTCGATATTAACCAGTATTGTTTTGCAATACAGGCAGTCACAACAAATGCAGAATCTGTTGTGTATCTTAAACCCTCAGATCCCTTTCCTTCTAACCTCCAGAATGAGATGATCAAAAAACTTCATGCTTCAGGGATTGAAGTGATTGAGATCCCGATTACCCAAAGCACTTTAAAGACTCGAGTGCGTCAAGCTCTCGATAAACGTCCTTCAGCAATTTTTATTCCTCTATCCTCCTTAATGCGTAAGGAGGGCCTAATGTTTATACAAGATATCCTAAAAGAAAAAATTCCCATCGTTACCGATGATCTTTCGTTAATTCCTGAAGGAGCCTGCATTGCCTGCGGTGTAGATTACAAGAAATCCGGGAAACTTGTAGCGCAGCTTACTCACCATATGCTCTACAATATCCAAGATCACGAAGCCCTGAGAAAAATCATTGCTGAGCCTTTAGCAAAAACCACAACTTTTAATGAAGACATCATCAAAAAGCTCGGGATCAAGATGAACAAGACAGAAAAAAAACAATTTCGTTCCATTATTTTTAAAGACAAGAAAACCACAAAGTCCGAAGAACCAAACATCTCTGCAGCTTAA